The Acetivibrio cellulolyticus CD2 genome has a segment encoding these proteins:
- a CDS encoding sigma-70 family RNA polymerase sigma factor, whose product MRNTKITDINGAYSEDAEKFEFASNLKMIKEGNQQVREEFIEKYKPFILRVTSMTLNKYVEAHRSDEFSIALSAFNEAVDRFNSGSRNKFLSYAEKVIRSRIIDYLRKGKSDSQHESWSLDSSNGLEFGEVYQASDSYSQFESIEDREEIEELTKKLMEFGITLDELVLSTPRHKDTRELCISIAEILLEDKPMLEFLHKSKSIPRIELAEKAHVHENTIGKNRKYIIAVCLILTSDLNISKRVLKYECK is encoded by the coding sequence TTGCGTAATACTAAAATAACAGATATTAATGGGGCATATTCAGAAGATGCCGAAAAATTCGAATTTGCTTCAAATCTAAAGATGATAAAAGAGGGAAATCAACAGGTAAGGGAAGAATTTATCGAAAAATATAAACCTTTTATCTTGAGAGTTACATCCATGACCTTAAACAAATATGTTGAGGCTCACCGAAGTGATGAGTTTAGTATTGCGTTGTCAGCCTTCAATGAGGCAGTTGACAGATTTAATTCGGGAAGCCGTAATAAATTTCTTTCCTATGCTGAAAAGGTAATTAGAAGCAGAATAATAGACTACTTGAGAAAAGGTAAGAGTGATAGCCAGCATGAAAGCTGGTCACTTGATTCTTCAAACGGTCTGGAGTTCGGCGAAGTGTATCAAGCATCCGATTCGTATTCTCAGTTTGAGAGCATAGAAGATAGGGAAGAAATTGAAGAGCTTACGAAAAAACTTATGGAATTTGGTATAACTCTTGATGAACTTGTGCTTAGTACACCAAGGCACAAAGATACTCGTGAACTTTGCATAAGTATAGCAGAAATTCTACTTGAGGATAAGCCTATGCTTGAATTTTTACATAAAAGTAAAAGTATTCCTAGAATTGAACTGGCTGAAAAAGCCCATGTTCATGAAAATACCATTGGAAAGAACAGAAAATATATAATAGCTGTTTGCTTAATCCTAACAAGTGACCTTAATATATCAAAAAGGGTTTTAAAGTATGAATGTAAGTGA